AAAATTTTGGCCGAAGCTGCATTGGCTGCGGGCAAGCCGACCATTGTGCATTTAAGTACGATGTCAGTGTATGGCGCCAGTGAAGGCATCATCACCGAGACTTCGCCATTTGACCCCACTTACAACTGGTATGCAGCTGCCAAATGCGAGGCCGAGCAACACATGCAAGCCTACGCACAAGCCGGCGGCAAAGTGGTCGTGTTTCGACCAGGCTGCATTCATGGGCCGGGTAGCGTGCAGTGGGTAGAACGTATCGCCAATCTGCTCAACAGCTTTAGGCTAGGTGACCTAGGCAGTGCTGGGGATGGCTGGAGCAATCTGGTGCACGTAGATGACGTGGTTAAAGCGATTCATTTTGGGCTGCAACTGCCCCTAAATGCTGGCGACATTCAACATTACAACCTCGCAGCGCCTGACAGTCCACGCTGGAACCAATACTTTATCGACTTAGCGCAAGCCATTGGCGCCACCCCGGTTAAACGGATTCACCCTTTACAACTCAAGCTCGATTCAAAAGCGTTCAGCCCGGCGATTAAAATCTCCGAAAAACTGCTTTCAAAAGCTGGCCAGCGCGGCCTGGCAAAGCGTTTGCCTGAGCCCCTACCGCCTTCGTTGGTGCGGCTGTTCAAACAACAGATTTTTCTCGACGCGCAAAAAATAGCGCCCCAAGTTCCATTCATGACATATGCGCAAAGCTTTTCAAGCGCAGTGGAGTGGTTTAAGAATGAGCAGCGGTAATGTAACGCGATATGCCTACCTCGATGGCTGGCGAGGATTATCTATCTTAGCCGTGCTTGCCGGACATTTTCTAAATGTGCATGGTTTTAATGCCGGTAGGTTCGGCGTTGAAATGTTTTTTGTGCTGAGCGGAAGGCTGATGGCCGAAATCTTGTTTATCAAACTCACCCCGCTGCCCAGTTTTTTTAAACGACGCATCTCCCGGGTTTGGCCGGCACTGTTTGTGTTTATTATTGCAATGTGGCTCATTTTTGGCCGATCACAAAACGCGCTGCATGTGGATTACCAAAGTGTGTTGGCTACGCTCACCTTCACCTACAACTACTACAGCATTTACGCAAACCACACCCCGGTTTTAGATCACATTTGGTCACTCTGCATCGAGGAGCACACCTACATCCTGCTGGCATTTATTGCGTTTTTGGCCCGAAAATACAACTTTGACCCAATCAAACCGCTCATTGCCATCTGTGTATTATTTTTGCTTAACGGCGCCCTACTCACCTTCACCCAACACCTTGATTATTACAATGTGTATTGGAGAAGCGACACCCGTAGCGCCTCTATCCTCATTGGCGTCATTACTTTTCTGCTGATTCAACGATCCAGCCAGCATATTCCTGCACTCACGTCTGCTTTGCTGCTAGGCTTGGCTGTGCTACTAAACATCAACCCCGTGCCTGACCCCATCAAATACAGCCTTGGAACAGTGTGTGTTGCTGGCGCTATTTGTAGCATTAAAGAACTGCCAGACTATCTAATGAGATTCTTGTGTCACCCAGCACTCACTTGGGTAGGTTTGATTTCATTCTCGCTTTATTTATGGCAACAACCTTTTTACAAGATGATTCACTCAGGACAATCAGAATTCTTACTGCTGTTAACTGCACTCATCATCGCAGCAATCAGTTATCGTTTTATTGAAGTCCCTGTCAGAAAGACACTCAACCAACACTGGGCGAAATAGGCATAGCCAACTGTGAACAATTGCAGAGCTGCCAAATCAGACGTTAGACCCGTATTTTCTTCTCAATGCGATTGTCGGTTGTTCAATCACATAGTAAGAAACCAAGGTAGTTATGATGGTTAACCCCCAAAACCCAATTTGCCAGGCAAGCGAAAACTTATTCAAACCGATTGCATACGAGATAAGTGTCATAGACAACCAATGTTGCAAATACAGCGAGTAGCTTAACTTGCCCACAAAAGTGAGTGGGCTTAACGCCAAAAAGCGTCTAATAGCGGCAAAAAAACTGGCCTGATTAAATAAGACATTCAGCAATATTAAAAAAAGCCCTACATTTTGTACGCTATATCTGAAGGTCTCTCTAAAAAACAGATCTCGCACCAATAGCGATAAGAGAATTGCAGCTAGTCCGAGCACAAAATAACCAAACTTGAGTAAGTGGCGCTCAAGCCACTCTTTTTGTACGGGCTTATGCATAAGACAAGCCATAAAACACCCGAACGCGATCGAATCAATCCTTGCCTCCGTAGCCGTGTACGTATAACCACCCTCATGCAGTAAGTCAGGGAAAATCAAGGCGTAGCCTAGTCTGATCAACAGCGGTAGAACTAAAAAAACCACGATGATTTGGTAATAGCGATTTGAGCGATAAGTAAACGCGAGCAGCGGCGCAAACAAAATATAAAAATGCTCTTCGATGGCAAGACTCCACAAAATATTAAATGGAGAGAGCAAACCATCTACATTAGAAAAATGGATAAAAATTTTATAGTAGTTGGCAAAGTAAAATAATGCTGCTGAAATTTCTGACATCTTGATGGCGTGATTGATATAGAGAATCAATAGGCTCGAGATGATAATGAAATAAATGGCTGGCGGGAGTAAGCGCCAAAACCGACGGATATAGAACTTTTTTAAATCTATATGCTGGTTTTTTTCGGCTTCGCTAATCAATAAAGAAGTAATTAAGTAGCCACTAATAAAAAAGAAGATCGTGACCCCAAAACCGCCGGGAACAATATGGCCGAAACCCGCATGAGAAATCATGACAAGTAATATCGATAATGCCCTGATGCCATCTAGTTCTGGTGTGTATTTCATAAAGTGACTTCTTAGTTTGCTAAGTTAAGCGTTTATCCTCACACGCTACTTGGCTACACTTTGACAAGTTTGCGTGATTTTTCGCGGAATGGACTTTCTATCAGTCGATACGTGATGTAACCGCTGATTAAGCAAGCCGCAATAAAGCCAATGGTAAGAATGACCGCCAAAGGGAACTCAAATTGCGGGATGGATAAGCCCTCAACAATCATTTCCGGCCGATGAAACAGTACTCTGATCACTTGTTGATAAAACCAAAGCACGAGTCCATGTGACATGTACAGGGAAAATGAAATGGTGCCCAACCAAACCAACGCCGGATGCGACAGAAAGTGCTTCCAAAAGTGGTCTCGTGACAACAATATTGATGCAATCAGTAAGCAAGTTAAAGGATAAATCAGCACTTTAAGTGATTTGGTATCATGGCCAAACACCATAAACAAGCCAATCAACACAAAACATAGCGGTATCCAATAGGGGCTCAGGCCCACAGAGGTTTTCACTTTGCTAATACCAAGCGCCAACATGCAGCCGATAAAAAAGCCAGCGATACATCTCAGCATAAAATCATGCTGCTCAGGATGGTAAATGAAGAGAATGGCAGTGGCTGATAAGCCCAGGGCCGCAAAAATATAATTTTTGAATTTTGCAAAGTTGAGCACAATCAAGCCAAAAATTAGATAAGTGTAAAACTCAGCGCTAATAGACCAAGCTGGACTGTTAAAAGTGATGGCCTGTTCGTTTGGCCAAAATGCTTTAATCATGAACACATCGCGCATAAACGCAGCTAGATTGTTTTGCTCGAAGGGTTGCTTGCTGAGGCTGGCAATGCCGAAATAATGCTGCAAAACATATTTCAATATTTCAATGCCCAGAAACAACACTAAAAAAAGTAGATGTACTGGGTATAAGCGACCAAATCGCAAAAACTGAAACTTTGCTAATTCGTAGGCTGTGGTGATTCGATTCGCATAAGCGGTATAAATGACAAAGCCTGATAGTACAAAAAACAAATCGACCATCATAAAACCACTACGAATGATTGAAATGTCATGGATCAACGGGTTCCATGCTGGCACATGATATAAAACCACCAGTAAGGCAGCAATGCCGCGTAGGCTTTCTAGCTGATCAATCTTTTTTATAGTTTTACTCATTGATGTGTTTTGCAATTAAAAATAGAAAATCGCGCTAATCTCTTTTGGATTTAACCCATTCAATTTGACGGTTCACAAAAAACTTAGCATATAACTGGATTTTGCTGATTGCATATACCGGCGCATATGTCAGCAACTCAAAAAATGGCAGAATTTTGCTGCCATGCTTAAACCAAGAGATCATGACAAATGTAGATAACAGCAAAAATTGAATCACACCGTAGCCCCATGGGAAATAGGCATTTGTTGCAAGCATCAACCCCGCAGAGACCATCGCAAATAAGCCACTCAGCAAGAATAATAAAGCGACTGGCGGTACGCATAGGTCTAGTGCCATGGCGATCATCTCGATATTTGCAGTGCGAATACCCTTAAACAATAAAGGTAGGCCTTCTTGCACAATCATGCCGATATGACCGTGTTCCCATCTTTTACGTTGTGAGGCTGCGCCTTCATCATTCATCGGAAACTCGCTGGTCACATAAGCTTCAGGGCAAAATTTAGGCGCTAAATGTTGCTCTGCTAAATCGATACCCAACTTCATATCTTCGACAATATAGCCTTTGGCTAAGTTAGCCCCTTTCACATGCTGCCATGGGAAAGCCATGCCCGAACCCATCAGTTGCATGGGCATGCCTAAACGATGAAAACCTAAAGGCCGTGTCCAGCTTTTGACGACATAAGCGAACTCAGCGAGCTTGGTTTTCACCGGAGAATTTGGTTTGGCTTGAATTAAATAAAGTGCTTGCACAGCGCGTTTGCCTGTAACCACGGCTTGCACCAATGCATTAATGGTATCCGGATACACAATGCAATCGGCATCGAACACAATCATCACTTCTGGCGGGTTATTTCTTAAATATTGAATACCAAAGTCGAGTGCATAGCCTTTGCCACGTAAGGTCTCATGCGATCTCTCAATGACTTCAGCACCAAGTTGGCGCGCAATCTCTGCCGTATTGTCAGTGCAATTATCAGCAATGACTACAATTCTGGTATTTGGGGTGGCTGCTTTTTGAATAGAGGCTAACGTTTCGCTAATCCCGGCTGATTCGTTGTGCGCGGGAATCAACAATGCGACTGTTGCTGATTGTGCCTCAACCTTTTGATTGCGGTAGCCAGGCAGTACCGCCACCAAAATCTGCAAACAAAAGGTCAATACTGGGATTGCCAGGATGGCAAGCAAAGTAAAAAAAAGCACTTCAGCAACAATCAGCATACAGTCAACTTCTATCAGGTTAGGCCAACGACCAAAATTTACTCAGTTACTCGGATTAATGTACCACTTACAGTAGAGCTTGCGCCGACTCCGCTGGTAACCACTACATTTGGTATGACGTCATCCGCAGGCCAAACAAATGTCCTTGATTTGCCGTTTACCAAGTCATAGGTGTCCACTCTGGTGCTATATCTTTTGTCTTTGAGGATTAATCTGAGTTTACCACCACCTGTGGTGACAGCAGTCAATTTATATTTATCGCCTTTCTTAGGCTTTGCCCAAGTGACTTTAGTGAGCGAGCGACCCGAAGGGTTTGACTGTACGACATTTGTAGTGGTTTGACCAAACACAATAGCCTGCTTCCAAGTATCAAATTTACCCGCAGATGGATCGTTTGGCGCACAAGCAGCGCGTTTATAGACGCACCAAGGGCCACGCATCGAAAGAATATTTAAATTCTTTTCGGGTATAAATGGATTACCTGATGCATCTACCCAAGATTTTGCTGAAGTTACCATACGCAATGACTGGCGGATTAAATGTAATTCATTAGCCGCCCTGTAGTTGTAACCATTTTTATGTAAATTCAAGCCGGAGCCGTTTTCAACATAAATAATAAATGGTGTACCGTCATTGGTATCAACGATATACGCACCATACACTTTCAAGGTGTTTACAATTTTGATCAATTCTGGTGTTTTAATCTTAGAAACATCAAAACTGTCAGGCAGCATCAGCAATGCACCCTCAGGAATTTTTCCTGTATTTGTCGGGGCATAGACATCTGCGGATGTCGCTGGATAAACATAGGCTGGATTTGCAGCTGCACCATTTAAGGCCAGTGACATAGCCAATGCGTGCGGATAGATAGGATCACTACTTGCGAACTCATTCTTACGGATGATGCCAGCGCATGCACCAATCCCAACAGCTCGAGCACCTTGATAATAATGTGCTGGATCTGCCCAACCTGTACCGTCAATAGGCGACCACGCGTAAAGATTCGCCGTCCATTCACCATTGGTGTTTTTCAGCTTCCAGAACGAATGAATCACACCGCTGGCAGTGTCGTAAATATCGGCATGACCATCCCCGCCAGAGGCAGGCACGAGATCTGCTGGCCAATGCGGTACTTCAATTTTTGGGTAATGAGTTTCTGCATCGGCATCGTAAACCCCTCTTTGACCAGGGTTAGGTTTCACGGTCACAGATCCACTTGTTTCATCTGCAAAAAAACAACCTGAGGATAAAATACCCTCGTGAATATTTGGATTGTATTTTGAAGTTGGAATAACAAAATCAGAGAAAGTTGGAGAAACTGGCTTACTTTTCCACAAAGAATTTACTGCAAACGGCTTTGTATAACGTGCTGTATCTGCTGCGTTTACATCTGCATTCAATGCAACCAATGCAAGCCAAGGTAAAGCAAGAAGACTGGTTTTATGAAAGGCTTTCATCATTTATTCCTTTGTAGTCACACTTTGAGTTAAATGATCAGCAAGCCTTAATGCCAACGCAACAATGGTTAATGTCGGGTTAGCATGGCTATTCGTGGTAAACACGGATGCGCTAGCGATGTGCAGGTTTTTGACACCATGCACTTTGCAATTCACATCCACCACACTGTCATTCGGAGCGGTGCCCATACGGGTGGTACCCATATGATGGCCGCCAACGGGTAAAGCGTTCTCCATTGCCTTTTGTAATGCTTGAGGCTCAAATTCAAGCCTGCATGCTTTTGTCTTCTCAAATTGCTTTTGTAATAAATTAAAAGATTTAATACCAGAGGCGATATCTTGTGCGGTCATTCTCCATTGAACGCTCACCCTTGGCATTCCAAATCGATCACATTCTTTTAGTAACTCGATTTGGTTGTTTACATCTGAAACTTGCTCGCTATTAAACTCTATCGGATAGGTGCCATTACGGTTGGCAACCAAGGTGTAAGGGATACGCCGCTTAGCCAGTTTTATCTTAAACAACCAGTTAAACGCAAAACCGATCACCGAACCAATATCCATCACCACATTCATGAGGTGTTTAATCGATTGACCACGCACAGCAGTTTGGTTCACGCCGTGATTTAGAATCGCCTGATACTCAGGTTTTAAAATCGACTTAGCCAGAAAAATAGTCGACATCACACCACTACCATGCGAAGGATCCGCATACGCCGGAAAATGTAACCGAAAGGCCGCGTTCAGTAAGCCATGTTCCGCTTGAAATTCAGATGAAAATTGCAGCTTACGCCGCGCGTAAATACCCTCAGTGGTTTTCTGAAAATCAAATACAGGTAGCTCACCCTTAAAACGCAAAGCACCAAAAATTAGGTCGTAATGGCAGGCATAATATTTACCTAAGCTGGTATCCATCCACTGCCAAGCAGGTGTTTTTTGCCGCGTGACCAACATCAGCCGCGTCGATTCAATGCCCCCCCCTGCCAGCACCACCTGTTTCACTTTAACCTCAAGTGGCTGTTGGCCGTCATGCAGCGTGACTGATTCAACAACATCGCCAGCAGCACTGGTATTCAGGCTCACACAACGCGTGCGTAACAAAACCAGCACGTTGGTCGAGTCAGTTAACTCTTGGCGAAATTTTTTACCAAAATCGGTTGGCAGGCTGTAGCGCTCAATGTATTCGTTGAGTGCAGGCGCTAATAACGGCGCCTCGGTGAAAATAGGTTTTGTGTTTGGGCCAAAAGCGCTGATGGTGAAGTTATTTACACCAGCATCGCAATAATCCAAAGCTACATCGTAGTAGCTCGCAATCGCGCCAGCGCCCTCAGGCCAACCACTTTCGGGGACATGTGACCGTTTTGCAAAATCATGTGCATCAAGTGGTACACAGCGGCCGCCCCACAAATGGGTCGTTCCGCCAAATCGTTGATATCTAAATTCGGTAGTTTGTGGATGCGGTGCTGTCGCCTCCCCCATGTAAGCATCGACAACCTCGGGCGTTTCATTCCAATCACCACCTTCAATCAGTAGCACCCGCTGTCCAAGACGCGACAGTTTCACTGCGAGACTAATGCCAGAAGCACCTGCACCGATGACACAAACTGAGTAGGATTCCAGTTCGGAAAGTTTTGTATTGTGAAGATAACCGATCATGTTAGCTTTGCAGTTGTTCCCTGATCAGATGTTCAAGCTTATTCACTTCAACTTTAAAATTAAAGTTACTCTCAATTGTGTTGCGAGCAGCTGAACGGACGGTTTCACGTAATTCTGGTTGTGTGATGTAACATAAAATGGCACTTTTCAAAGCCACCTCATCGGATGGTGCAACAACCATGCCAGAAACACAATGCTCGATCAGTTCAGTCACCCCGCCTACATTGGTACCAATGACTGGCACACCGCAAGCCATGGCTTCCATCAAGGAGACAGGCACGCCTTCAGCAAAACTAGGCAGAATAAATACATCGCTATCCAGCAAAGTGTCGCGTACGGTTTCTTGGCTAGCAAAGCCCCCAAAATGGACCATTTGTGTCAATCCATGTTGCTTCACCGCAGTTTCTAAAGCCGCACGCTCTGGACCATCGCCCAAAAGTGTCAAATGAAAGCGATGGCCTTCGTTTTTAAGCGCAATTAAACTACGCAATAACACTGGCACGCCCTTTTCGGCAGCCAGCCTGCCAACGTAAAGCAGTTTTACTGGTGTGTCAGCGGCTGCCTGTGTTTTGACTTGCGCATAGGGGTATTGATCGACATCTACACCGCAATGAACAATCTGTAATTTATGCCAATCTTCAGCATCAGAAAAAAGCATCATTTGACTGCGGCAATAGTTGCTAATACACACAATAAACTTGGCGTGTTTCACTTTTTCGCGAAGCGCCAACAAAGTCGGCTCGAAAAAAATATGCGGCCCATGAAAGGTGACGCTATAACCCACGCCACTCAACTGACTCGCAAGCATCGTCACCATGCCACTGCTATCCCCAAAATGATTGTGCACATGTTGCACATTATTCTGTTGCAGGTAGTTTGCTAGCAACAATGCCTCTTGAAAGTAAAAAAGCTGATACAGCGTACCTTTTACACCCGGTCGACGCGTTTTAAAAGCCAACTTTAGTGTTTTAAAGTAGCTGCAGGTCGCACTGAGCAAATACTTAACATTCAGTTGAATCAGCTTTAACGGGCTCGCGGGCAAAAAATAAGTGGTTTGTTTGCGCTCATTTAAAATCAAAGGACTCACGTTGTTGGCGCCCTCAGGCTGCCTGAGTGCACTCGTGAGCACCTCAACGCCTGAAGCTCTGAGTCCAATCACCTCGCGTTGGATAAAGGTGTCAGTGGCGCGCGGGTAGCTGCTAGTAAAATAGGCAATTTGCATCGTGAAAACTCTTTATTTGTTAGTCTGAATGACTTTATCAAGTGGTTTTTTCGTATCAAAAAGTCTAGCACCAGACAATGTCAGTCCGAGCGTAAACCACAAATACCAGTTAAAAACGAGATAATCGAGCAGGTTATCTGCATATCCCATAAAGGCAAATTCCATCA
This Methylophilus medardicus DNA region includes the following protein-coding sequences:
- a CDS encoding NAD-dependent epimerase/dehydratase family protein gives rise to the protein MKVLILGATGHVGSQLHTHLQQSNITSIAASRGRMRSNIEGHVILDSMNLADLTTQLKQVDAVVNCVAGSKDGIGQGAKILAEAALAAGKPTIVHLSTMSVYGASEGIITETSPFDPTYNWYAAAKCEAEQHMQAYAQAGGKVVVFRPGCIHGPGSVQWVERIANLLNSFRLGDLGSAGDGWSNLVHVDDVVKAIHFGLQLPLNAGDIQHYNLAAPDSPRWNQYFIDLAQAIGATPVKRIHPLQLKLDSKAFSPAIKISEKLLSKAGQRGLAKRLPEPLPPSLVRLFKQQIFLDAQKIAPQVPFMTYAQSFSSAVEWFKNEQR
- a CDS encoding acyltransferase family protein; this translates as MSSGNVTRYAYLDGWRGLSILAVLAGHFLNVHGFNAGRFGVEMFFVLSGRLMAEILFIKLTPLPSFFKRRISRVWPALFVFIIAMWLIFGRSQNALHVDYQSVLATLTFTYNYYSIYANHTPVLDHIWSLCIEEHTYILLAFIAFLARKYNFDPIKPLIAICVLFLLNGALLTFTQHLDYYNVYWRSDTRSASILIGVITFLLIQRSSQHIPALTSALLLGLAVLLNINPVPDPIKYSLGTVCVAGAICSIKELPDYLMRFLCHPALTWVGLISFSLYLWQQPFYKMIHSGQSEFLLLLTALIIAAISYRFIEVPVRKTLNQHWAK
- a CDS encoding acyltransferase family protein, producing the protein MKYTPELDGIRALSILLVMISHAGFGHIVPGGFGVTIFFFISGYLITSLLISEAEKNQHIDLKKFYIRRFWRLLPPAIYFIIISSLLILYINHAIKMSEISAALFYFANYYKIFIHFSNVDGLLSPFNILWSLAIEEHFYILFAPLLAFTYRSNRYYQIIVVFLVLPLLIRLGYALIFPDLLHEGGYTYTATEARIDSIAFGCFMACLMHKPVQKEWLERHLLKFGYFVLGLAAILLSLLVRDLFFRETFRYSVQNVGLFLILLNVLFNQASFFAAIRRFLALSPLTFVGKLSYSLYLQHWLSMTLISYAIGLNKFSLAWQIGFWGLTIITTLVSYYVIEQPTIALRRKYGSNV
- a CDS encoding acyltransferase family protein, coding for MSKTIKKIDQLESLRGIAALLVVLYHVPAWNPLIHDISIIRSGFMMVDLFFVLSGFVIYTAYANRITTAYELAKFQFLRFGRLYPVHLLFLVLFLGIEILKYVLQHYFGIASLSKQPFEQNNLAAFMRDVFMIKAFWPNEQAITFNSPAWSISAEFYTYLIFGLIVLNFAKFKNYIFAALGLSATAILFIYHPEQHDFMLRCIAGFFIGCMLALGISKVKTSVGLSPYWIPLCFVLIGLFMVFGHDTKSLKVLIYPLTCLLIASILLSRDHFWKHFLSHPALVWLGTISFSLYMSHGLVLWFYQQVIRVLFHRPEMIVEGLSIPQFEFPLAVILTIGFIAACLISGYITYRLIESPFREKSRKLVKV
- a CDS encoding glycosyltransferase family 2 protein — protein: MLIVAEVLFFTLLAILAIPVLTFCLQILVAVLPGYRNQKVEAQSATVALLIPAHNESAGISETLASIQKAATPNTRIVVIADNCTDNTAEIARQLGAEVIERSHETLRGKGYALDFGIQYLRNNPPEVMIVFDADCIVYPDTINALVQAVVTGKRAVQALYLIQAKPNSPVKTKLAEFAYVVKSWTRPLGFHRLGMPMQLMGSGMAFPWQHVKGANLAKGYIVEDMKLGIDLAEQHLAPKFCPEAYVTSEFPMNDEGAASQRKRWEHGHIGMIVQEGLPLLFKGIRTANIEMIAMALDLCVPPVALLFLLSGLFAMVSAGLMLATNAYFPWGYGVIQFLLLSTFVMISWFKHGSKILPFFELLTYAPVYAISKIQLYAKFFVNRQIEWVKSKRD
- a CDS encoding Atrophin-1 multi-domain protein; this translates as MMKAFHKTSLLALPWLALVALNADVNAADTARYTKPFAVNSLWKSKPVSPTFSDFVIPTSKYNPNIHEGILSSGCFFADETSGSVTVKPNPGQRGVYDADAETHYPKIEVPHWPADLVPASGGDGHADIYDTASGVIHSFWKLKNTNGEWTANLYAWSPIDGTGWADPAHYYQGARAVGIGACAGIIRKNEFASSDPIYPHALAMSLALNGAAANPAYVYPATSADVYAPTNTGKIPEGALLMLPDSFDVSKIKTPELIKIVNTLKVYGAYIVDTNDGTPFIIYVENGSGLNLHKNGYNYRAANELHLIRQSLRMVTSAKSWVDASGNPFIPEKNLNILSMRGPWCVYKRAACAPNDPSAGKFDTWKQAIVFGQTTTNVVQSNPSGRSLTKVTWAKPKKGDKYKLTAVTTGGGKLRLILKDKRYSTRVDTYDLVNGKSRTFVWPADDVIPNVVVTSGVGASSTVSGTLIRVTE
- a CDS encoding GMC family oxidoreductase codes for the protein MIGYLHNTKLSELESYSVCVIGAGASGISLAVKLSRLGQRVLLIEGGDWNETPEVVDAYMGEATAPHPQTTEFRYQRFGGTTHLWGGRCVPLDAHDFAKRSHVPESGWPEGAGAIASYYDVALDYCDAGVNNFTISAFGPNTKPIFTEAPLLAPALNEYIERYSLPTDFGKKFRQELTDSTNVLVLLRTRCVSLNTSAAGDVVESVTLHDGQQPLEVKVKQVVLAGGGIESTRLMLVTRQKTPAWQWMDTSLGKYYACHYDLIFGALRFKGELPVFDFQKTTEGIYARRKLQFSSEFQAEHGLLNAAFRLHFPAYADPSHGSGVMSTIFLAKSILKPEYQAILNHGVNQTAVRGQSIKHLMNVVMDIGSVIGFAFNWLFKIKLAKRRIPYTLVANRNGTYPIEFNSEQVSDVNNQIELLKECDRFGMPRVSVQWRMTAQDIASGIKSFNLLQKQFEKTKACRLEFEPQALQKAMENALPVGGHHMGTTRMGTAPNDSVVDVNCKVHGVKNLHIASASVFTTNSHANPTLTIVALALRLADHLTQSVTTKE
- a CDS encoding glycosyltransferase family 4 protein, with the translated sequence MQIAYFTSSYPRATDTFIQREVIGLRASGVEVLTSALRQPEGANNVSPLILNERKQTTYFLPASPLKLIQLNVKYLLSATCSYFKTLKLAFKTRRPGVKGTLYQLFYFQEALLLANYLQQNNVQHVHNHFGDSSGMVTMLASQLSGVGYSVTFHGPHIFFEPTLLALREKVKHAKFIVCISNYCRSQMMLFSDAEDWHKLQIVHCGVDVDQYPYAQVKTQAAADTPVKLLYVGRLAAEKGVPVLLRSLIALKNEGHRFHLTLLGDGPERAALETAVKQHGLTQMVHFGGFASQETVRDTLLDSDVFILPSFAEGVPVSLMEAMACGVPVIGTNVGGVTELIEHCVSGMVVAPSDEVALKSAILCYITQPELRETVRSAARNTIESNFNFKVEVNKLEHLIREQLQS